A window of Candidatus Hydrogenedentota bacterium contains these coding sequences:
- a CDS encoding transpeptidase family protein, which produces MTPSRPGMKREAADPYGSPMTAEQRRQVRLMFLGFLCLFILVGVRLHFVHLMPNSSLNVEEAKHIGEITLREPRGEIYDRNAIRLATNREVPSLWVDPTTLADPAAFSARVAPAFGLDAPTLTERLMERTADGKLYRFKWVKRWVTEPEESVAMANLTREFEGILHVQYESLRHYPQRMAAAQLLGFVNRNNEASEGVELVFDKHLRSEPGVYRARTDTRRRLLESRVLEYVPAKAGESLQLTLDINIQHNLERVLDQRMIDTKASQGMGMLMDPFTGEILALATRPSFDPNYYESYTNDQRRNKAITDPFEPGSAFKIVTAAAAIEEGLITPATMINCENGGFNPYGHYIRDFYRLGVEPFSKAFEDSSNVAIIKVAKMLGPERLEQWIRAFGFGQRTSRDFPPGAETAGQFRERKDWNRLSMGSLPMGQEISVTIPQMARAFAVIANGGYLVEPHFVKRAIASDGTITFEHDAGDRPRIISEQTAATMRELLHLVVLNGTGSRAAMPEYTAGGKTGTAQMASLTGRGYSKDRYTTVFAGIAPIKNPRLVAVIVVKEPMIRERWGGFVCGPVFKEVVRDALVRLNVPADIEVEGNEEKVLVAKATRRPKAAAEAPEEESADGDTLIERLSDEEIQALLAAMEHDFEPLDPLELRAPGRDPVEGEPVLPDLIGLTKREAYAALGRLNVQWDPHGAGRVVSQNPPAGTPISQVQLCALEFSPAPLEDEEEAENETS; this is translated from the coding sequence ATGCCGAACTCCTCGCTGAACGTGGAAGAAGCGAAGCATATTGGGGAGATCACGCTCCGGGAGCCGCGGGGCGAGATCTATGATCGCAACGCGATCCGGCTTGCGACGAACCGAGAGGTTCCGTCGCTGTGGGTTGACCCGACGACGCTGGCGGATCCCGCGGCATTTTCCGCGCGGGTGGCGCCGGCGTTCGGGCTTGACGCGCCGACGCTGACGGAGCGGCTGATGGAGAGGACGGCGGACGGCAAGCTGTACAGGTTCAAGTGGGTCAAGCGCTGGGTGACGGAACCGGAGGAGTCGGTGGCGATGGCGAATCTGACGCGCGAATTCGAGGGCATATTGCACGTACAATACGAGTCGCTCCGGCACTATCCGCAGCGGATGGCGGCGGCGCAGTTGCTGGGCTTTGTGAACCGCAACAACGAGGCCTCGGAGGGGGTGGAGCTTGTCTTCGACAAGCACCTCCGGAGCGAGCCGGGCGTGTACCGCGCGCGCACGGACACGCGGCGCCGCCTGCTGGAATCCCGGGTGCTGGAGTATGTGCCGGCGAAGGCGGGGGAATCGCTTCAGTTGACGCTGGACATTAACATCCAGCACAACCTGGAGCGGGTTCTGGACCAGCGTATGATCGACACCAAGGCGTCGCAGGGCATGGGGATGCTGATGGATCCGTTTACGGGGGAGATCCTGGCGCTTGCGACGCGGCCTTCCTTCGATCCGAACTATTACGAGTCGTATACGAACGACCAGCGCCGCAACAAGGCGATCACGGATCCCTTCGAGCCTGGGTCGGCATTCAAGATTGTGACGGCGGCGGCGGCCATAGAGGAAGGCCTCATCACGCCGGCCACGATGATCAATTGCGAGAACGGGGGTTTCAATCCCTATGGCCATTACATCCGGGATTTCTACCGGCTTGGCGTGGAGCCTTTCAGCAAGGCCTTTGAAGACTCCAGCAATGTGGCGATCATCAAGGTGGCGAAGATGCTCGGTCCGGAGCGGCTGGAGCAGTGGATCCGGGCGTTTGGGTTCGGGCAGCGCACGAGCCGGGATTTCCCGCCCGGGGCGGAGACGGCGGGCCAGTTCCGGGAGCGGAAGGATTGGAACCGTCTCTCGATGGGTTCTCTTCCGATGGGTCAGGAGATATCGGTGACGATCCCGCAGATGGCGCGGGCGTTCGCGGTGATTGCGAACGGCGGCTACCTGGTGGAGCCCCACTTCGTGAAACGGGCGATAGCGTCGGACGGCACGATCACGTTTGAGCACGATGCGGGGGATCGCCCGCGCATCATTTCGGAGCAGACGGCGGCGACGATGCGGGAATTGCTGCACCTGGTGGTGCTCAACGGCACGGGTTCCCGCGCGGCGATGCCCGAGTACACGGCCGGCGGCAAGACCGGCACGGCGCAGATGGCCAGCCTCACGGGGCGGGGCTACAGCAAGGACCGCTATACAACGGTGTTTGCGGGGATCGCGCCGATCAAGAATCCGCGGCTGGTGGCGGTGATAGTGGTAAAGGAGCCCATGATCCGGGAGCGCTGGGGCGGCTTTGTCTGCGGCCCCGTGTTCAAGGAGGTGGTTCGCGACGCGCTGGTGCGGCTTAACGTTCCGGCGGACATCGAGGTGGAGGGAAACGAGGAGAAGGTGCTCGTGGCGAAGGCCACGCGGCGGCCCAAGGCGGCGGCCGAGGCGCCCGAAGAAGAGTCCGCGGATGGCGACACATTGATCGAGCGGCTGAGCGACGAGGAGATCCAGGCCCTTCTGGCCGCCATGGAGCACGACTTCGAGCCCCTGGATCCGTTGGAACTCAGGGCGCCGGGGCGGGATCCAGTGGAAGGTGAGCCGGTGTTGCCCGATTTGATTGGCCTGACCAAGCGCGAGGCCTATGCGGCGCTGGGCCGCTTGAACGTGCAATGGGATCCGCATGGCGCGGGCCGGGTGGTGTCGCAGAACCCGCCGGCGGGCACCCCCATCTCCCAGGTTCAATTGTGCGCACTGGAATTTTCGCCCGCGCCGCTGGAAGACGAAGAAGAAGCTGAGAATGAAACTTCATGA
- a CDS encoding UDP-N-acetylmuramoyl-L-alanyl-D-glutamate--2,6-diaminopimelate ligase, with protein MKLHDALEAIGFHADACPAVEAAGVTEDSRKVSRGDVFVAVMGGHADGHDFAASAAASGAVAVLGDRPGLRELAGLPYLYAPAVRETAARLAHRLAGDPTERLTVIGITGTNGKSSTAMLARAMLQESGRATSLFGTLGYDIGNTHVPAPHTTPFGDELARMMQRAIEAGDTHVVMEVSSHALDQERVAGIRFRGAAFTNLTQDHLDYHVSMEAYRDAKLKLFRRVEGEGAFTAINREDPASPAFLEASAGRTIAYGEGGAIRARSVKHGAGGSRFTLETPDGQADVALRLIGEHNVQNALCAAAIGHGLGLDPGAIARGLGRLDRVPGRFDAVDGGQDFFVIVDYAHTEDGLVNVLRAARPLCRGRIITVFGCGGDRDRGKRPKMGRAAGQLSDFCVLTSDNPRSEDPCRILLDVEVGLQRAGRKKGEDYVVIESREKAIHHAIGLARPGDLVMIAGKGHEDYQILADRTIHFDDREVALEALGGLR; from the coding sequence ATGAAACTTCATGACGCCCTCGAAGCCATTGGATTCCACGCGGACGCCTGCCCCGCGGTGGAGGCTGCCGGCGTAACGGAAGACTCGCGGAAGGTTTCGCGGGGGGATGTTTTCGTGGCGGTGATGGGCGGGCATGCGGACGGGCACGACTTTGCCGCTAGCGCCGCGGCATCCGGGGCGGTGGCGGTGCTGGGCGATCGCCCCGGGCTGCGGGAGCTTGCGGGACTTCCCTATTTGTATGCGCCCGCCGTGCGCGAGACGGCGGCGCGGCTTGCGCACCGGCTCGCGGGCGATCCGACGGAGCGGCTGACCGTCATTGGGATTACGGGCACCAATGGCAAGTCCAGCACGGCGATGCTGGCGCGCGCGATGCTTCAGGAATCCGGCCGCGCGACGAGCCTTTTTGGAACGTTGGGCTACGACATCGGGAACACGCACGTTCCCGCGCCGCACACGACGCCCTTCGGCGATGAGCTGGCGCGCATGATGCAGCGGGCGATCGAGGCGGGCGATACCCACGTGGTTATGGAAGTGAGCTCGCACGCCCTGGATCAGGAGCGTGTGGCGGGAATCCGCTTTCGCGGCGCGGCTTTCACGAACCTGACGCAGGATCACCTGGACTACCACGTATCGATGGAGGCGTACCGGGACGCCAAGCTGAAGCTGTTCCGGCGGGTGGAGGGCGAGGGCGCGTTCACGGCGATCAACCGGGAGGATCCCGCCTCCCCGGCCTTTCTGGAGGCGTCGGCGGGCCGCACGATTGCGTACGGCGAGGGCGGCGCTATCCGGGCGCGGTCCGTGAAGCATGGCGCGGGCGGCAGCCGCTTCACGCTGGAGACGCCGGACGGCCAGGCCGACGTGGCGCTTCGGCTGATCGGCGAGCACAATGTGCAGAATGCCTTGTGCGCGGCGGCGATTGGCCATGGCCTTGGGCTTGATCCGGGCGCCATCGCGCGCGGTTTGGGTCGTCTGGATCGCGTTCCGGGACGGTTTGACGCGGTGGACGGGGGCCAGGACTTCTTCGTGATTGTGGACTATGCCCACACCGAGGATGGTCTGGTCAATGTGCTTCGTGCGGCGCGGCCGCTGTGCCGGGGCCGTATTATCACGGTATTTGGTTGCGGCGGCGATCGCGACCGTGGGAAGCGGCCGAAGATGGGCCGGGCGGCGGGCCAACTGAGCGATTTCTGTGTGCTGACTTCGGACAATCCGCGCAGCGAGGACCCGTGCCGGATTCTTCTGGATGTGGAGGTGGGTCTCCAGCGGGCGGGCCGCAAGAAAGGCGAGGACTACGTGGTGATTGAAAGCCGCGAGAAGGCCATCCATCACGCGATCGGGCTGGCGCGGCCGGGAGATCTGGTCATGATTGCCGGCAAGGGCCACGAAGACTACCAGATCCTGGCGGACCGCACGATTCATTTTGATGACCGGGAAGTGGCGCTCGAAGCGCTTGGAGGGCTGCGCTGA
- the murF gene encoding UDP-N-acetylmuramoyl-tripeptide--D-alanyl-D-alanine ligase gives MGWRYEIDEIAAQIGCAAPEPGGAPITGVSTDTRTLEPGALFVALTGPNFNAEHFVAEAFARGAAGALCREPHPEGPCLAVPDPLAAFQALARRHRMAHDIPILAITGSCGKTTAKDLTSAVLESRYRVLRTQGNLNNDIGCPLTLMRIDRETEFAVIEMGANHQGEIAHLCTLARPSESVVTIVAPAHLEGFGSIDDVARAKGEIVRGLDADGCFYQNMDNPYCRAMGWDFPGEIVRFGREGDVVLRNLSFDESGEMVLDIAPVGRIRLPLLVPAHATNVLVAVAVGLRHGVTEFEGPLRAACVRAARFHVRTIAGFEILDDTYNANPASMAAALEALGRRPGSGKRFAALGDMLELGSDAVAYHRALGEQAAAAGVAGVFAYGAHAHDIIAGARAAGVGQAEALDSHEAIADALFRAASPGDSILLKGSRGMRMERVAEALEHRALPGGEDRPT, from the coding sequence ATGGGCTGGCGTTACGAAATTGATGAGATTGCGGCGCAGATCGGATGCGCCGCGCCTGAACCGGGCGGGGCCCCGATAACGGGCGTCTCCACCGATACCCGAACGCTGGAACCGGGCGCGCTTTTTGTCGCGCTGACGGGTCCGAATTTCAACGCGGAGCACTTCGTGGCCGAGGCGTTCGCGCGCGGCGCGGCGGGGGCGCTCTGCCGGGAGCCCCATCCGGAGGGGCCTTGCCTGGCCGTCCCGGATCCGCTGGCCGCGTTTCAGGCCCTGGCGCGGCGGCACCGTATGGCGCATGACATCCCGATTCTCGCGATTACGGGCTCGTGCGGGAAGACGACGGCGAAGGACCTGACGTCGGCGGTGTTGGAGAGCCGGTACCGCGTACTGCGCACCCAGGGCAACCTCAACAACGACATCGGGTGCCCACTCACGCTGATGCGGATCGACCGGGAGACGGAATTCGCGGTGATCGAGATGGGGGCGAACCACCAGGGCGAGATCGCGCATCTATGCACGCTGGCGCGCCCTTCGGAATCGGTTGTGACCATTGTGGCCCCGGCGCACCTGGAAGGATTCGGCAGTATTGACGATGTCGCGCGGGCGAAGGGCGAGATCGTGCGGGGGCTTGACGCGGATGGCTGCTTTTACCAGAATATGGACAATCCCTACTGCCGTGCAATGGGCTGGGACTTTCCGGGCGAGATTGTGCGCTTCGGGCGTGAAGGCGATGTGGTGCTCCGGAACCTGTCGTTTGACGAATCCGGCGAGATGGTGCTTGATATCGCGCCGGTGGGACGGATCCGGCTGCCGCTGCTTGTGCCCGCGCACGCGACCAACGTGCTGGTGGCGGTGGCGGTGGGATTGCGCCACGGCGTGACGGAATTTGAGGGCCCGCTCCGGGCCGCCTGCGTCCGCGCGGCGCGCTTCCACGTGCGGACCATCGCGGGATTCGAGATTCTGGACGATACGTACAATGCGAACCCGGCAAGCATGGCGGCGGCGCTGGAGGCGCTGGGGCGGCGCCCGGGATCCGGGAAGCGTTTTGCGGCGCTGGGGGACATGCTGGAGTTGGGGTCGGATGCGGTTGCGTATCACCGGGCGCTGGGGGAACAGGCGGCGGCGGCGGGCGTGGCGGGTGTGTTTGCGTACGGCGCGCACGCCCATGATATCATAGCGGGCGCCAGGGCAGCCGGCGTCGGCCAGGCGGAAGCCCTGGATTCCCATGAAGCCATTGCGGACGCCCTTTTCCGCGCCGCGTCTCCTGGCGATTCGATTCTCCTGAAAGGTTCCCGTGGCATGCGCATGGAGCGGGTGGCGGAGGCTCTGGAGCATCGCGCGTTACCGGGCGGAGAGGATCGACCGACCTAA
- the mraY gene encoding phospho-N-acetylmuramoyl-pentapeptide-transferase gives MLYHLTQALIPYFSGFDVFRYHTVRAGGAAITGFLFCLLVGPYLIRLLHSLKVGQIIKKDHVADLHALHKGKAGTPTMGGAIMLLSAVLSLLLWSTLTNRLLWVALGVFVLLGAVGFVDDFIKLRRKHNDGLSARAKFAGQILTGSLLGLYLYFAPITTSGTWMDPRDIRDWKALAAVLVDCADDPASTPCGRVWQALNPELRSVLRIADSEGFVPVDYRIPVLTAINTALAQGHWAADFPLKQARPNAELASYADEDFEALSNRDQVRYNRLVLEAAMPGVVAQSIPNIHTRVGVPGLKDVFIPLGFLYVVFVIFIIVSVSNAVNLTDGLDGLAAGASIFSIFTFAAIAYVVSRADWSYYLYLTYIPEASELFVFGAALLGTGLGFLWFNAHPAEVFMGDTGSLALGGAIGTMAILTKQELLLPIVAGLFVMEAGSVVIQVASFKLTGKRVFRMAPLHHHFELLGWTETKVTIRFWILAFMFSLLSLATLKFR, from the coding sequence ATGCTTTATCACCTGACCCAGGCCCTTATCCCCTATTTCAGCGGTTTTGACGTGTTCCGCTACCACACGGTTCGGGCGGGCGGCGCCGCGATCACGGGCTTTCTCTTCTGCCTGCTGGTGGGCCCGTATCTGATCCGGCTCCTGCACTCCCTGAAAGTGGGCCAGATCATCAAGAAGGACCACGTGGCGGACCTGCACGCGCTGCACAAGGGCAAGGCGGGCACGCCGACCATGGGCGGCGCGATCATGCTCCTGTCGGCGGTGCTTTCGCTGCTGTTGTGGAGCACGCTGACCAACCGCCTGCTCTGGGTGGCGCTGGGCGTGTTTGTGTTGCTCGGGGCGGTGGGTTTCGTCGACGACTTCATCAAGTTGCGGCGCAAGCACAACGACGGGCTGAGCGCGCGCGCGAAATTTGCGGGACAGATTCTCACGGGCAGCCTGCTGGGTCTGTACCTCTACTTCGCGCCGATAACCACAAGCGGCACATGGATGGATCCGCGCGATATCCGTGACTGGAAAGCCCTGGCGGCGGTGCTGGTGGATTGCGCGGACGACCCGGCCAGCACCCCGTGCGGGCGTGTATGGCAGGCCCTCAACCCCGAATTGCGTTCCGTGTTGCGTATCGCGGACAGCGAGGGGTTTGTTCCGGTGGATTACCGTATTCCGGTGCTGACGGCGATCAACACCGCGCTGGCGCAGGGTCACTGGGCGGCGGATTTTCCATTGAAGCAGGCGCGGCCGAATGCGGAGCTGGCATCCTACGCGGACGAAGACTTCGAAGCGCTGAGCAACCGCGACCAGGTCCGGTATAACCGGCTTGTGCTGGAGGCGGCGATGCCGGGCGTCGTGGCGCAGAGCATTCCAAACATCCATACGCGGGTGGGTGTGCCCGGTTTGAAGGATGTGTTTATTCCGCTTGGCTTTCTTTACGTCGTCTTCGTGATATTCATTATTGTGAGCGTCTCCAACGCGGTTAACCTGACGGACGGGCTGGACGGGCTGGCGGCGGGCGCGTCGATTTTTTCGATCTTCACGTTTGCGGCGATCGCGTACGTGGTGAGCCGGGCGGACTGGTCGTATTACCTGTATCTCACGTACATACCGGAGGCGAGCGAGCTGTTCGTGTTTGGCGCGGCGCTGCTGGGTACGGGGCTGGGTTTCCTTTGGTTCAACGCGCACCCGGCGGAGGTCTTCATGGGGGACACGGGATCACTGGCGCTCGGCGGGGCGATTGGCACGATGGCCATCTTGACCAAGCAGGAGTTGCTGCTGCCCATTGTCGCGGGCCTCTTTGTCATGGAGGCCGGGAGCGTGGTGATCCAAGTGGCGTCGTTCAAGCTGACGGGCAAGCGCGTATTCCGCATGGCTCCGCTGCACCACCATTTTGAACTGCTTGGCTGGACGGAGACGAAAGTCACGATCCGGTTCTGGATTCTTGCGTTTATGTTTTCGCTGCTGAGTCTCGCTACGCTGAAGTTCCGTTGA
- the murD gene encoding UDP-N-acetylmuramoyl-L-alanine--D-glutamate ligase: MDLQGVPVTIVGLGRSAAAAAALLRAVGARPFVTDSADTPPQAPWRAELEELGVPFETGGHTDRAWDAAGLVVLSPGVPPSIAPVQALRKRGVPVLGELELASRFARAPLLAVTGTNGKTTVTEMLRHILVEIGYRAALAGNNHTAFSSAVLADPSPDYFVLEVSSYQLETIETFRPYVGAVLNLTPDHLGRHGDLDGYAAAKARLFLNQQPGKDVAVLNGDDPRVRTMAVPEGVRHIHFQLEAVPETGLGWDGAGLVVDGQSIPMRCPLPGRHNLENALAALAVLHGAGLSIPDSIRALESFRGVAHRLEFAGSRGGIAFYNDSKSTNVDSLRVALEAFEQPVTLIAGGQGKGSSYTPLAPLVRARVRHLVALGEDGPVLARALSEAAPVTVVRDMAAAVAEAIARTPPGGTVLLSPGCASFDQYANFEERGAHFKALVGALTEEECLS; this comes from the coding sequence ATGGACCTCCAAGGCGTACCGGTAACGATAGTGGGGCTGGGCCGTTCCGCGGCGGCCGCCGCCGCGCTGCTGCGGGCTGTCGGGGCGCGCCCTTTTGTTACCGACAGCGCGGACACCCCGCCGCAGGCTCCGTGGCGCGCCGAACTGGAGGAACTGGGCGTGCCCTTCGAGACGGGCGGCCATACGGATCGCGCGTGGGACGCGGCCGGACTTGTGGTGCTGAGCCCGGGGGTCCCGCCGTCCATCGCGCCGGTTCAGGCCCTTCGGAAACGCGGCGTGCCGGTGCTGGGCGAGTTGGAGCTGGCGAGCCGGTTTGCGCGCGCGCCGCTGCTTGCGGTGACGGGCACGAACGGGAAGACGACGGTGACGGAGATGCTGCGTCACATCCTGGTGGAGATCGGATATCGCGCGGCGCTGGCGGGCAACAACCATACGGCGTTCTCCAGCGCGGTGCTGGCGGATCCGTCGCCGGATTATTTCGTCCTGGAGGTCAGCAGCTACCAGCTCGAGACGATTGAAACTTTTCGCCCGTATGTGGGGGCGGTGCTCAATCTGACGCCGGATCATCTGGGCCGGCACGGCGATCTGGATGGGTATGCGGCGGCGAAGGCGCGCCTTTTCTTGAACCAGCAGCCGGGCAAAGACGTGGCCGTGCTCAATGGCGACGATCCGCGGGTTCGCACGATGGCGGTTCCCGAGGGCGTGCGCCACATTCACTTCCAGTTGGAAGCCGTCCCGGAGACAGGGCTGGGATGGGATGGCGCGGGGCTGGTTGTGGATGGGCAGTCCATCCCGATGCGCTGCCCGCTTCCGGGCCGGCACAACCTGGAGAACGCGCTGGCGGCGCTGGCGGTATTGCACGGGGCGGGCCTTTCGATACCGGACAGTATCCGCGCGCTGGAATCGTTCCGCGGCGTGGCGCACCGGCTGGAGTTTGCGGGATCGCGCGGCGGGATCGCCTTTTACAATGATTCGAAATCGACGAATGTGGACAGCCTTCGCGTGGCGCTGGAAGCCTTCGAGCAGCCGGTGACGCTGATCGCGGGCGGCCAGGGGAAGGGCAGCAGCTACACGCCGCTCGCGCCGCTGGTGCGCGCGCGGGTGCGCCATCTCGTGGCGCTGGGCGAGGACGGGCCGGTGCTTGCGCGAGCGCTTTCCGAGGCGGCGCCGGTGACGGTGGTCCGCGATATGGCGGCGGCGGTTGCCGAGGCGATAGCCCGGACCCCGCCGGGCGGAACGGTGCTGCTGTCGCCGGGTTGCGCGAGTTTTGATCAGTACGCGAATTTTGAGGAGCGCGGCGCGCACTTCAAGGCCCTGGTGGGCGCGCTCACCGAGGAGGAATGCCTATCATGA
- a CDS encoding cell division protein FtsW, protein MKKETTAVITLVMALTLVGTLMVFSAMGYKESGGAMITRQFAALGIGLAAMFVAARFDYHRLKDGFIFRGIVLTTIGLLILVLVAGTEVKGAQRWIRIPGMQLQPSELAKFALILLLAVKLTDNRDNLHKFFSGFLPPAFIALFFAGLVLAQRDLGIPVLMVGVAGVMMAVAGVSVRYLLASCAPLAVAFVALILTSPHRMDRLLAFRNPWHDPLGTGFNLIQSYSAFAQGGLLGKGAGASEQKLGYLPESHTDFIFALLGEEFGLAGTLIVVGLFAALLFSGYRIALNARDLFGALLATGITALIAMQATIIMSVTTGLVPTKGLPLPYVSYGGTALIVFLGLAGVLANVGLQGHAPAKRKRSAA, encoded by the coding sequence ATGAAGAAGGAAACGACGGCGGTCATTACGCTGGTTATGGCGCTAACGCTGGTGGGAACGCTGATGGTCTTCAGCGCGATGGGCTACAAGGAAAGCGGCGGCGCGATGATCACGCGGCAGTTCGCGGCGCTGGGCATCGGCCTGGCGGCGATGTTCGTCGCGGCGCGCTTTGACTACCACCGTTTGAAGGATGGGTTTATCTTCCGCGGCATCGTCCTGACGACTATCGGATTGCTCATCCTCGTACTTGTGGCCGGCACGGAGGTGAAGGGCGCGCAACGCTGGATCCGTATCCCCGGCATGCAGTTGCAGCCATCGGAGCTGGCCAAGTTCGCGCTGATCCTGCTGCTTGCGGTGAAGCTGACGGACAACCGCGACAACCTGCACAAGTTCTTCTCGGGCTTTCTTCCGCCGGCGTTTATCGCGCTGTTTTTCGCCGGCCTTGTGCTGGCGCAGCGCGACCTGGGGATTCCGGTGCTGATGGTGGGCGTTGCGGGCGTCATGATGGCGGTGGCGGGGGTATCGGTGCGCTACCTGCTGGCGAGCTGCGCGCCGCTGGCGGTGGCGTTTGTGGCGCTTATCCTGACCAGCCCCCACCGCATGGATCGCCTGCTGGCCTTCCGGAATCCGTGGCATGATCCGCTGGGCACAGGCTTCAACCTGATCCAGTCCTACTCCGCGTTTGCGCAGGGCGGCCTGCTGGGTAAGGGGGCGGGCGCGAGCGAGCAAAAGCTGGGTTACTTGCCCGAATCGCACACGGACTTCATCTTCGCGCTTCTGGGCGAGGAGTTCGGGCTGGCGGGCACGCTGATCGTGGTGGGGCTGTTCGCGGCGCTGCTTTTCAGCGGCTACCGGATCGCGCTGAACGCGCGCGACCTGTTCGGGGCGCTGCTGGCCACGGGGATTACGGCTCTGATCGCGATGCAGGCGACGATAATCATGAGCGTGACCACGGGCCTCGTCCCCACGAAGGGCTTGCCGCTGCCTTATGTGAGCTATGGCGGCACGGCGCTGATCGTCTTTCTGGGGCTCGCGGGGGTGCTGGCGAATGTGGGGCTGCAGGGGCATGCCCCGGCGAAACGCAAACGGTCGGCGGCGTAA
- the murG gene encoding undecaprenyldiphospho-muramoylpentapeptide beta-N-acetylglucosaminyltransferase, which produces MRIMITGGGTGGHTSPALAVYDELSRRDSRLRVQWVGCSGKIEERQCRQRGIPFRSVPMAGWPRRGRLKKIGVAAILCAGLVRAFLLLRAFRPQAVFGVGGYVSLPLMLAAQRLGIPTVIHEQNRRLGMANQMLAPRAARIYLSFPDTLGEFPRDRAEVVGNPVRPEFVAPPERAAALAHFGLDPDRPVALVFGGSQGARTINQAVEERLDAWREAGIQLLWAAGKNDYDDIRKRVGSDSSAVRLFPYLEEMALACVAADVVVARAGASTTAELAALGRPCVLVPYPHATDNHQAQNAAAFEEAGAGLVLEDILCTGDALLREVRGMLADPGALAGMAERARGLARPAAADAIAEGIMRLLFDERVEEAAPPEAGEEEMGE; this is translated from the coding sequence ATGCGAATCATGATAACCGGCGGGGGGACCGGCGGCCACACCTCCCCCGCGCTGGCCGTTTACGACGAATTGAGCCGCCGCGATTCCCGGCTGCGCGTCCAGTGGGTGGGGTGTTCGGGTAAAATCGAGGAGCGCCAGTGCCGGCAGCGGGGTATTCCGTTCCGGAGCGTTCCGATGGCGGGGTGGCCTCGCCGGGGCCGCTTGAAGAAGATTGGCGTGGCCGCGATCCTGTGCGCGGGCCTCGTACGCGCGTTTCTACTGCTGCGCGCGTTTCGGCCGCAGGCGGTTTTTGGCGTGGGCGGTTATGTATCGCTGCCGCTGATGCTGGCCGCGCAGCGCCTGGGCATACCTACGGTGATCCACGAGCAGAACCGCCGCCTGGGCATGGCGAACCAGATGCTGGCGCCACGGGCGGCGCGGATCTACCTGAGCTTTCCGGACACGCTGGGCGAATTCCCACGGGACCGGGCGGAGGTGGTGGGCAATCCGGTGCGCCCGGAGTTTGTTGCGCCTCCCGAGCGCGCGGCGGCGCTGGCGCACTTTGGGCTCGACCCGGACCGCCCGGTGGCGCTGGTGTTTGGGGGAAGCCAGGGCGCCCGGACGATCAACCAGGCGGTGGAGGAGCGGCTGGACGCGTGGCGGGAGGCCGGCATCCAGTTGCTTTGGGCGGCGGGGAAGAACGACTACGACGATATCCGGAAACGTGTCGGCTCGGATTCGAGCGCGGTGCGGCTGTTTCCTTATCTGGAGGAGATGGCGCTGGCCTGCGTGGCGGCGGATGTGGTGGTGGCGCGGGCGGGCGCCTCGACGACAGCGGAACTGGCGGCGCTGGGCAGGCCGTGCGTGCTTGTCCCCTACCCGCACGCCACGGACAACCACCAGGCGCAGAACGCGGCGGCGTTTGAGGAGGCGGGCGCTGGCCTGGTGCTGGAGGATATACTATGCACGGGCGACGCGCTGCTTCGGGAGGTGCGCGGGATGCTGGCGGATCCCGGCGCGCTGGCGGGGATGGCCGAGCGCGCACGGGGGCTTGCGCGCCCGGCGGCGGCGGATGCGATTGCCGAGGGTATCATGCGATTGTTGTTTGATGAACGTGTCGAGGAAGCCGCCCCGCCGGAAGCGGGCGAAGAAGAAATGGGTGAATAA